The sequence below is a genomic window from Paenibacillus silvisoli.
GCAATCCGGAATTTTGGATTTTGACGAATGAAGGCGGCTTTCGGCTAAGGGACAGCGTAACGCCGGCCGAAGGCATTCAGGATATATTTGCAAACGGGAATCAGTACGGCTTCGAATGCGCGACGGCAATCATCATCGTGCTCTACAAAGGCGTGCTGGACGCGCTAGGGGAAGAAACCTTCAACAAGCTGTTCCCGAAGCTGCACCTGTACTCCTGGCAGCATGACAGCGACCTGGCGCTGATTCAGAAGCATGATCCAAGCGCGAATGCGCAGCCCGGCGACGTGCTCTATTTCAAAAACCCGGAGGTCGATCCGGAAACGATGGAGTGGCGGGGGGAGAATGTCATCAAGATCAGCGACGATCTCTATTTCGGCCATGGCATCGGCATCAAGTCGGCGGA
It includes:
- a CDS encoding protein-glutamine gamma-glutamyltransferase yields the protein MQFESTLRSAIIKAARAMNRGKADFATFRTSFCNPEFWILTNEGGFRLRDSVTPAEGIQDIFANGNQYGFECATAIIIVLYKGVLDALGEETFNKLFPKLHLYSWQHDSDLALIQKHDPSANAQPGDVLYFKNPEVDPETMEWRGENVIKISDDLYFGHGIGIKSAEGIIASLNKHRAPEATETAYLEDQFLYPDFNALSKYAPADERPSSRKAAIIATIGERRYVLH